From a single Streptomyces sp. 1331.2 genomic region:
- a CDS encoding phytoene desaturase family protein, whose translation MARIVIIGAGMSGLAAASRLATLGHRVTVCEAGGTYGGMVGRYERDGFAFDTGPGLLALPAVYRDLALKTGKEPLEQLVELAPVEPESRHLFPDGTVVTLPNASRGGVGRALDTAFGAGSGARWSEVMNHGRTVWEATRRPLLEEPLPADRAFLGTDPYPVPPRTGLARLRRPAPWTLRDVAARRLDGHPGLTALLFEPAVRYGFLPGRAPAGATVLPYMEQSFGVWYVRGGLRALAEAVYRRCELRKVDFRFDTPVTRVVVEDGWACGVQTADGRIDADLVISAMDADALFRSGLAEWPGRPAATWQPSGAPGRFTVLLALRGPRPEGAAHRTVVHAADLAAEERALALDAPLCERPTVQVLRPDDPALRPDGAHESVVLTATVPAQGGVDWTAPGVADRYADRLLDHVDAAGLGLRERVLWRVVRTPEDTRRETGALGGSVALPVLAGADGAWLKTANESPVPGLYLIGGTAHPGGGLARVGMSACIAADLVGPA comes from the coding sequence ATGGCACGGATCGTCATCATCGGCGCAGGAATGAGCGGGCTCGCGGCGGCCTCCCGGCTGGCGACCCTCGGCCACCGGGTGACGGTCTGCGAGGCGGGCGGCACGTACGGGGGGATGGTCGGCCGGTACGAGCGGGACGGGTTCGCCTTCGACACCGGGCCCGGGCTGCTCGCCCTCCCGGCCGTCTACCGCGACCTCGCGCTGAAGACCGGCAAGGAGCCGCTGGAACAGCTGGTCGAGCTGGCCCCGGTCGAGCCGGAGAGCCGGCACCTCTTCCCCGACGGGACGGTCGTCACCCTGCCCAACGCCTCCCGCGGTGGCGTCGGCCGGGCCCTGGACACGGCCTTCGGCGCCGGCTCCGGCGCCCGCTGGAGCGAGGTGATGAACCACGGCCGGACGGTCTGGGAGGCCACCCGCCGCCCGCTGCTGGAGGAACCGCTCCCGGCCGACCGGGCGTTCCTGGGCACCGACCCGTACCCCGTCCCTCCGCGCACCGGCCTGGCCCGGCTGCGCCGCCCCGCGCCGTGGACCCTGCGGGACGTGGCGGCGCGCCGACTGGACGGCCACCCCGGGCTGACCGCCCTGCTGTTCGAGCCCGCCGTCCGGTACGGCTTCCTGCCCGGCCGGGCCCCCGCCGGGGCCACCGTGCTGCCGTACATGGAGCAGTCCTTCGGCGTCTGGTACGTCCGGGGCGGCCTGCGCGCCCTGGCCGAGGCCGTGTACCGGCGCTGCGAGCTTCGCAAGGTCGACTTCCGCTTCGACACGCCCGTCACCCGGGTGGTCGTCGAGGACGGGTGGGCCTGCGGCGTGCAGACGGCGGACGGCCGGATCGACGCCGACCTGGTGATCTCGGCGATGGACGCCGACGCGCTGTTCCGCAGCGGGCTGGCCGAGTGGCCGGGCAGGCCGGCCGCCACGTGGCAGCCGTCCGGGGCGCCCGGCCGGTTCACCGTGCTGCTCGCCCTGCGCGGCCCCCGGCCCGAGGGCGCCGCGCACCGCACGGTGGTGCACGCGGCCGACCTCGCCGCCGAGGAGCGCGCCCTGGCCCTCGACGCCCCGCTCTGCGAGCGCCCCACCGTGCAGGTGCTGCGCCCGGACGACCCGGCGCTGCGCCCCGACGGCGCCCACGAGAGCGTGGTGCTGACCGCGACCGTGCCCGCCCAGGGCGGGGTCGACTGGACCGCGCCCGGCGTCGCCGACCGCTACGCCGACCGGCTGCTCGACCACGTCGACGCGGCCGGGCTCGGCCTGCGCGAGCGGGTGCTGTGGCGGGTCGTGCGCACCCCGGAGGACACCCGCCGGGAGACCGGCGCCCTCGGCGGCTCGGTCGCGCTGCCGGTCCTCGCCGGAGCCGACGGCGCCTGGCTGAAGACCGCCAACGAGTCGCCCGTCCCCGGCCTCTACCTCATCGGCGGCACCGCCCACCCGGGCGGCGGGCTCGCCCGGGTCGGGATGTCGGCCTGCATCGCGGCCGACCTGGTCGGCCCGGCGTAG
- a CDS encoding DUF4126 domain-containing protein has product MTILPLIFTSGLASGINAYAVVLLLGLLGRFADAQSVPHALERTDVLVAAAVLFALETVADKIPYVDSVWDVVHTVIRPIAGATVGVLIASNDPGSLSEVAAGAMGGTTALVSHLVKASLRMAVNTSPEPASNIVVSMAEDLSVAGLVTLAIFHPWLAASIAAVVLAVGLLLVWLAISRIRAFRARRRERRAARAAGTPSLQRS; this is encoded by the coding sequence ATGACGATCCTGCCGCTGATCTTCACCAGCGGACTGGCCAGCGGCATCAACGCGTACGCGGTGGTGCTGCTGCTCGGCCTGTTGGGCAGGTTCGCCGACGCGCAGTCGGTGCCGCACGCGCTGGAGCGCACGGACGTGCTGGTCGCGGCCGCCGTGCTGTTCGCGCTGGAGACGGTGGCCGACAAGATCCCGTACGTGGACAGCGTCTGGGACGTGGTGCACACCGTGATCCGGCCGATCGCCGGCGCCACCGTCGGCGTGCTGATCGCGAGCAACGACCCCGGCTCGCTCAGCGAGGTCGCGGCCGGGGCGATGGGCGGCACCACCGCGCTGGTCAGCCACCTGGTGAAGGCCTCGCTGCGGATGGCCGTCAACACCTCTCCCGAGCCCGCCAGCAACATCGTGGTCAGCATGGCGGAGGACCTCTCGGTGGCTGGCCTGGTCACCCTGGCGATCTTCCACCCCTGGCTGGCCGCCTCGATCGCCGCCGTGGTCCTGGCCGTGGGCCTGCTGCTGGTCTGGCTGGCGATCAGCAGGATCCGCGCCTTCCGCGCCCGCCGCCGCGAACGCAGGGCCGCCCGGGCTGCGGGAACGCCCTCCCTGCAGCGGTCCTAG
- a CDS encoding SAV_6107 family HEPN domain-containing protein, producing MTISHPEPVTARLHSAALPHTPGPSGGRPAGADVHPVLRRVAAPPAALDLLADAHRTLVRARALEDPLERYATAHLAALRTVAAVLAARGRPEKSPRRRKAIRSAWEVLPEVAPELAEWALYYGAGARRRAAAEAGIRGAASARDADDLIRNSALFLRLVERLLGLRVAPPAPRLPLDGDVPPAGRRVQGRQA from the coding sequence ATGACCATCAGCCATCCTGAGCCCGTCACCGCCCGCCTCCACTCCGCTGCCCTGCCGCACACCCCGGGGCCGTCCGGTGGCCGCCCCGCCGGAGCGGACGTCCACCCCGTGCTGCGCCGGGTCGCCGCGCCGCCGGCCGCGCTCGACCTGCTCGCCGACGCGCACCGCACCCTCGTCCGGGCCCGCGCCCTGGAGGACCCGCTGGAGCGCTACGCGACCGCGCACCTGGCCGCGCTGCGCACGGTGGCGGCCGTCCTGGCGGCGCGCGGCCGCCCGGAGAAGAGCCCACGCCGGCGCAAGGCCATCCGCAGCGCCTGGGAGGTGCTGCCCGAGGTCGCCCCGGAGCTGGCCGAGTGGGCGCTCTACTACGGCGCCGGGGCGCGCCGCCGGGCCGCCGCCGAGGCCGGGATCAGGGGCGCTGCCTCGGCTCGCGACGCCGACGACCTGATCCGCAACTCCGCCCTGTTCCTGCGCCTGGTCGAGCGACTGCTGGGCCTGCGGGTGGCCCCGCCGGCCCCGCGACTGCCGTTGGACGGCGACGTGCCGCCCGCCGGCCGTCGGGTTCAAGGCCGTCAGGCTTAA
- a CDS encoding methyltransferase domain-containing protein, translating into MYPTRPRSALRTAVVWEVVRAALEKRAAELDQPVLDVVDTGGGTGNFAVPVAKLGHRVTVVDPSPDALFALERRAAEAGVTELVRAVQGDTQTLPELVAPGSVDAVLCHGVLEVVDDPAESLGSLAATLRKGGLVSLLAANRNGAVLARALAGHFNEARTVLSAADGRWGEQDPMPRRFTGEELGRLAEAAGLRVESVHGIRVFADLVPGVLVDTEPGALEALLKLEEAAAAQPDFHAVATQLHLLATLA; encoded by the coding sequence TTGTACCCGACGCGTCCCCGCAGCGCCCTGCGTACCGCCGTGGTGTGGGAGGTGGTGCGGGCAGCCCTGGAGAAGCGGGCCGCCGAGCTGGACCAGCCGGTGCTCGACGTGGTCGACACCGGCGGCGGCACCGGCAACTTCGCCGTGCCGGTGGCCAAGCTCGGCCACCGCGTCACCGTGGTCGACCCCAGCCCGGACGCCCTGTTCGCCCTGGAGCGCCGGGCCGCCGAGGCCGGGGTGACGGAGCTGGTGCGGGCCGTCCAGGGCGACACCCAGACCCTGCCCGAGCTGGTCGCCCCGGGCAGCGTGGACGCGGTGCTCTGCCACGGCGTGCTGGAGGTCGTGGACGACCCGGCCGAGTCGCTCGGCAGCCTGGCCGCCACCCTGCGCAAGGGCGGCCTGGTCAGCCTGCTGGCCGCCAACCGCAACGGCGCCGTGCTGGCCCGCGCCCTGGCCGGCCACTTCAACGAGGCCCGGACGGTGCTCTCCGCCGCCGACGGCCGCTGGGGCGAGCAGGACCCGATGCCGCGCCGCTTCACCGGCGAGGAGCTGGGCCGGCTGGCCGAGGCCGCGGGCCTGCGGGTGGAGTCGGTGCACGGCATCCGGGTCTTCGCCGATCTGGTCCCCGGCGTCCTGGTGGACACCGAGCCGGGCGCTCTGGAGGCGCTGCTGAAGCTGGAGGAGGCAGCCGCCGCGCAGCCCGACTTCCACGCCGTGGCGACCCAGCTGCACCTCCTGGCCACCCTGGCCTGA
- a CDS encoding DUF3040 domain-containing protein, translating into MPLSEHEQRLLDQMERALYAEDPKFASALEGTGLRTHTRRRVYLAVAGFVVGIGLLMGGMVVPDQIWVSVVGFLVMLGCAVFAVTGWRRGPAGQGSGARQTAAARRKAGMMDRVEQRWQRRRDEQTGGF; encoded by the coding sequence GTGCCGCTCTCGGAGCACGAGCAGCGACTGCTCGACCAGATGGAGCGAGCGCTGTATGCCGAAGATCCCAAATTCGCGTCGGCGCTTGAGGGAACCGGGCTGCGCACCCACACCCGTCGTCGGGTCTACCTGGCCGTCGCCGGCTTCGTGGTGGGGATCGGCCTGTTGATGGGCGGCATGGTCGTTCCGGACCAGATCTGGGTCAGCGTCGTGGGCTTCCTGGTGATGCTCGGGTGCGCGGTGTTCGCCGTGACCGGCTGGCGCCGCGGGCCCGCGGGCCAGGGCTCCGGGGCCCGCCAGACCGCCGCCGCGCGGCGCAAGGCCGGGATGATGGACCGGGTCGAACAGCGCTGGCAGCGCCGACGGGACGAGCAGACCGGCGGCTTCTGA
- a CDS encoding transglutaminase family protein gives MTTRAKLTVYSALATALASLCLLPLLTTRSWLTHAVLVIAVLAAVGAGLRRSPLYRWTVPVGQLLVLLLLMLLGFAGAGGILPGPATMRVLDQVFASGLDDIQQYAIPAPPTPGLRLILVSAVGLIAVAVDTVAVTYRRAALAGLPLLALYSIGNGLAGDHGSWVWFAVAAAGYLLLLFVEGQDRVSRWGRIFRGGARGMVNAETVNPGGRQVGILALAVAMVLPAVLPQWGGGLLHSGPAGSGGTGGGSVATSLDPLVSLEAAITKPTDAELLSYTLDSTLADQTYLRTGSLDQFDGTNWRLASTTVNDLPATLPLPEGLHDANVPRIEGDFQVSDRLENSWLPMPYPAASVQVPNRGDWRLDPLTRTVLPANDKAIRGLRYHVSALDLRPTANELRQAPSAPSSIREHYTAVPSDLPSVVSEQARKVTSGAQNDYDRAMALVNWFTGPDFKYDTSVSAGTGSNAIAVFLRDRRGFCVHFASTMAAMARSLKIPARVAVGFTPGDNKGGNVYSVTGRMYHAWPELYFSGYGWLRFEPTPSRGTPTRYTETSSAPTTAPTQQATAAPQTASAAPAPSASSDCTAKQRQLGDCGPKSKAAAQAGEESWLLSGQVLGTLAAVLAVLALLLLPMLWRTAVRRRRLGRSGRRRPGGDGPTELTDAQVLAAWDELVDSAWDLGIPPDESRTPRSAARRITEKAALDADSAAAAGRVALATERVLYAPPGQPTTALLAADVQTARRGLQAHAGRAGRTRALLLPPSSAQLWWRISDAVRTARTAVATGAGRAGEAVSAPVRRVFTRRPKPDAPES, from the coding sequence GTGACCACCCGGGCCAAACTGACCGTCTACTCGGCGCTGGCCACCGCCCTCGCCTCGCTCTGCCTGCTGCCGCTGCTGACCACCCGCAGCTGGCTGACCCACGCCGTCCTGGTGATCGCCGTGCTCGCCGCGGTCGGCGCGGGCCTGCGCCGCTCCCCGCTGTACCGCTGGACGGTGCCGGTCGGGCAGCTGCTGGTGCTGCTCCTGCTGATGCTGCTCGGCTTCGCCGGCGCCGGCGGGATCCTGCCCGGCCCGGCCACGATGCGGGTCCTGGACCAGGTCTTCGCCTCCGGCCTGGACGACATCCAGCAGTACGCGATCCCCGCGCCGCCCACCCCCGGCCTGCGGCTGATCCTGGTCTCCGCGGTCGGCCTGATCGCCGTCGCGGTGGACACCGTCGCGGTGACCTACCGCCGCGCGGCCCTGGCCGGGCTGCCGCTGCTGGCGCTCTACTCGATCGGCAACGGCCTCGCCGGGGACCACGGCAGCTGGGTCTGGTTCGCCGTCGCCGCGGCCGGCTACCTGCTGCTGCTGTTCGTCGAGGGCCAGGACCGGGTCTCCCGCTGGGGCCGGATCTTCCGCGGCGGCGCGCGCGGCATGGTGAACGCGGAGACGGTCAACCCGGGCGGCCGGCAGGTCGGCATCCTGGCCCTGGCCGTGGCGATGGTGCTTCCCGCGGTCCTGCCGCAGTGGGGCGGCGGGCTGCTGCATTCGGGCCCCGCCGGCTCGGGCGGCACCGGCGGCGGGAGCGTGGCGACCAGCCTCGACCCGCTGGTCAGCCTGGAGGCCGCGATCACCAAGCCCACCGACGCCGAGCTGCTCAGCTACACCCTGGACAGCACGCTGGCCGACCAGACCTACCTGCGGACCGGCTCGCTGGACCAGTTCGACGGCACCAACTGGAGGCTCGCCAGCACCACCGTCAACGACCTCCCGGCCACGCTGCCCCTCCCCGAGGGCCTGCACGACGCCAACGTCCCCCGGATCGAGGGCGACTTCCAGGTCAGCGACCGGCTGGAGAACAGCTGGCTGCCGATGCCCTACCCGGCGGCCTCCGTCCAGGTCCCCAACCGGGGCGACTGGCGGCTCGACCCGCTGACCCGCACCGTCCTGCCGGCCAACGACAAGGCGATCCGCGGCCTGCGCTACCACGTCAGCGCCCTGGACCTGCGGCCCACCGCCAACGAGCTGCGCCAGGCCCCCTCGGCGCCGTCGAGCATCCGGGAGCACTACACCGCCGTCCCCTCCGACCTGCCCTCGGTGGTCTCCGAGCAGGCCAGGAAGGTCACCTCCGGCGCACAGAACGACTACGACCGGGCGATGGCCCTGGTCAACTGGTTCACCGGCCCGGACTTCAAGTACGACACCAGCGTCTCGGCCGGCACCGGCAGCAACGCGATCGCGGTCTTCCTGCGCGACCGCCGCGGCTTCTGCGTGCACTTCGCCTCCACCATGGCGGCGATGGCCCGGTCGCTGAAGATCCCGGCCCGGGTCGCCGTCGGCTTCACCCCCGGCGACAACAAGGGCGGCAACGTGTACTCGGTCACCGGCCGGATGTACCACGCCTGGCCCGAGCTGTACTTCAGCGGCTACGGCTGGCTGCGCTTCGAGCCGACCCCCAGCCGCGGCACCCCGACCCGCTACACCGAGACGTCCAGCGCCCCGACCACCGCGCCGACCCAGCAGGCGACCGCCGCCCCGCAGACCGCCTCGGCCGCCCCGGCGCCGTCCGCGAGCTCGGACTGCACCGCCAAGCAGCGCCAGCTGGGCGACTGCGGCCCCAAGAGCAAGGCCGCCGCCCAGGCCGGCGAGGAGTCCTGGCTGCTCTCCGGGCAGGTGCTCGGCACCCTCGCCGCAGTGCTCGCGGTACTCGCGCTGCTGCTCCTCCCGATGCTCTGGCGCACGGCCGTACGCCGTCGCCGGCTGGGCCGGAGCGGGCGGCGCCGGCCCGGCGGGGACGGCCCGACGGAGCTGACCGACGCCCAGGTGCTGGCCGCCTGGGACGAGCTGGTCGACTCCGCCTGGGACCTCGGAATTCCCCCGGACGAGTCACGCACCCCGCGCTCGGCCGCCCGACGGATCACCGAGAAGGCGGCCCTGGACGCGGACTCGGCGGCCGCCGCCGGCCGAGTGGCGCTGGCCACCGAACGGGTGCTCTACGCCCCGCCCGGGCAGCCGACCACGGCGCTGTTGGCCGCCGACGTCCAGACCGCCCGGCGCGGCCTGCAGGCGCACGCCGGCCGGGCCGGGCGGACCAGGGCGCTGCTGCTGCCGCCGTCCTCGGCGCAGCTGTGGTGGCGGATCTCCGACGCCGTACGGACGGCCAGGACGGCCGTCGCCACCGGCGCGGGCCGGGCCGGCGAGGCGGTGTCCGCGCCGGTGCGGCGGGTCTTCACCCGGCGCCCCAAGCCGGACGCCCCGGAGTCCTGA
- a CDS encoding DUF58 domain-containing protein, whose amino-acid sequence MAQSDSASGLRAGFRGLTTRGRSFLAAGLTAVACAYLLGQDALLRVGVLLAALPLVAVVVVANTRYRVASGRRLSPRRAVAGQEARVHLRLDNVSRVPTGLLLLEDKVPYVLGPRPRFVLDRVEPRGYREVSYRVRSDLRGRYPLGPLQLRLSDPFGMCEVTRSFTASDVLTVVPQIQALPHVRLSGEWLGQGENRSRALALAGDDDVILREYRPGDDLRRVHWRSTAKYGELMVRREEQPQRARATVLLDTREIGHRGSGPASSFEWAVSCTASVAAHLLERGYQVQLLTDTGQSVPGPGAGGNNSAADTSGLILDALAVADLSDGGTLSRAEEPLRTGGEGLLVAVLGELDDTQAARLGRLRSRTGGAIAFLLDSGTWAGLRMLAPDTGGDEFRARVRKLREAGWTVIPVRAGDSLPTLWRAAEGAKTTAPNREEAGA is encoded by the coding sequence GTGGCCCAGTCCGACTCGGCCTCGGGGCTGCGGGCCGGGTTCCGCGGCCTCACCACCCGGGGCCGTTCCTTCCTCGCCGCCGGGCTGACCGCGGTGGCCTGCGCCTACCTGCTCGGCCAGGACGCGCTGCTGCGCGTCGGCGTGCTGCTCGCCGCGCTGCCGCTGGTCGCCGTCGTGGTGGTCGCCAACACCCGCTACCGGGTGGCCAGCGGCCGCCGGCTCAGCCCGCGCCGGGCGGTCGCCGGCCAGGAGGCCCGGGTTCACCTGCGGCTCGACAACGTCTCCCGGGTGCCCACCGGGCTGCTCCTCCTGGAGGACAAGGTCCCGTACGTGCTCGGGCCGCGGCCGCGCTTCGTGCTGGACCGGGTCGAACCGCGCGGCTACCGCGAGGTGTCCTACCGGGTCCGCTCCGACCTGCGCGGCCGCTACCCGCTCGGCCCGCTGCAGCTGCGGCTGTCCGACCCGTTCGGGATGTGCGAGGTGACCCGCTCCTTCACCGCCTCCGACGTCCTCACCGTCGTCCCCCAGATCCAGGCGCTGCCGCACGTCCGGCTCAGCGGCGAGTGGCTCGGCCAGGGCGAGAACCGCAGCCGCGCCCTGGCGCTGGCCGGCGACGACGACGTGATCCTGCGCGAGTACCGGCCGGGCGACGACCTGCGCCGGGTGCACTGGCGCTCCACCGCCAAGTACGGCGAGCTGATGGTGCGCCGCGAGGAGCAGCCGCAGCGGGCCCGGGCCACCGTCCTGCTGGACACCCGGGAGATCGGCCACCGCGGCAGCGGCCCCGCCTCCTCCTTCGAGTGGGCGGTCAGCTGCACCGCCTCCGTCGCCGCGCACCTGCTGGAGCGCGGCTACCAGGTCCAGCTGCTCACCGACACCGGCCAGTCGGTGCCCGGCCCCGGCGCGGGCGGCAACAACAGCGCCGCCGACACCTCCGGGCTGATCCTGGACGCCCTCGCGGTCGCCGACCTCTCCGACGGCGGCACGCTCTCCCGCGCCGAGGAGCCGCTGCGCACCGGCGGCGAGGGCCTGCTGGTCGCCGTGCTCGGCGAGCTGGACGACACCCAGGCCGCCCGGCTGGGCCGGCTGCGCAGCCGCACCGGCGGCGCGATCGCCTTCTTGCTGGACAGCGGCACCTGGGCCGGCCTGCGGATGCTCGCCCCGGACACCGGCGGCGACGAGTTCCGGGCCCGGGTCCGGAAGCTGCGCGAGGCGGGCTGGACGGTGATCCCGGTGCGCGCCGGCGACTCCCTGCCGACCCTGTGGCGGGCCGCCGAGGGCGCCAAGACGACCGCCCCCAACCGAGAAGAGGCCGGCGCGTGA
- a CDS encoding AAA family ATPase has product MTSYNDQAGLGGPAGGERRTDGYRPIGLPELAAVVERVRANVESVIEGKPEAVRIALTVLLAEGHLLLEDVPGVGKTMLAKALARSVDCTVRRIQFTPDLLPSDVTGTNIYDQQRHDFEFRPGAIFAQIVVGDEINRASPKTQSALLESMEERQVTIDGTSYELPSPFMVVATQNPVEMEGTYPLPEAQRDRFMARISIGYPSPEAELAMLDVHAGASPLEDLQPVAHAADILKLIDLVRTVHIADPVRRYAVDLVGATRTSHELRLGASPRATLHLVRAARAAAALDGRDYVTPDDVQRLAVPVLAHRLMPTAETQLSRRTSEQIVTDLVARLPLPRPQGGPAVRRV; this is encoded by the coding sequence GTGACGAGCTACAACGATCAGGCCGGTCTCGGTGGTCCTGCGGGGGGCGAGCGGAGGACGGACGGGTACCGGCCGATCGGACTGCCCGAGCTCGCGGCGGTCGTGGAACGCGTTCGCGCCAACGTCGAGAGCGTGATCGAGGGCAAGCCGGAGGCCGTCCGGATCGCCCTGACCGTCCTGCTCGCCGAGGGCCACCTGCTGCTGGAGGACGTGCCCGGCGTCGGCAAGACCATGCTGGCCAAGGCGCTGGCCAGGTCCGTCGACTGCACCGTGCGCCGCATCCAGTTCACGCCCGACCTGCTGCCCTCGGACGTCACCGGCACCAACATCTACGACCAGCAGCGGCACGACTTCGAGTTCCGCCCGGGCGCGATCTTCGCCCAGATCGTGGTCGGCGACGAGATCAACCGCGCCTCGCCCAAGACCCAGTCCGCGCTGCTGGAGTCCATGGAGGAGCGCCAGGTCACCATCGACGGCACCAGCTACGAGCTGCCCTCGCCGTTCATGGTCGTGGCCACCCAGAACCCGGTCGAGATGGAGGGCACCTACCCCCTGCCCGAGGCCCAGCGCGACCGCTTCATGGCCCGGATCTCGATCGGCTACCCCAGCCCCGAGGCCGAGCTGGCGATGCTGGACGTGCACGCCGGCGCCAGCCCGCTGGAGGACCTGCAGCCCGTCGCGCACGCCGCCGACATCCTCAAGCTGATCGACCTGGTCCGCACCGTGCACATCGCCGACCCGGTCCGCCGCTACGCCGTCGACCTGGTCGGCGCGACCCGCACCAGCCACGAGCTGCGCCTGGGCGCCTCGCCGCGCGCCACCCTGCACCTGGTCCGGGCCGCCCGCGCCGCCGCCGCGCTGGACGGGCGCGACTACGTCACTCCGGACGACGTCCAGCGCCTCGCCGTCCCGGTCCTCGCGCACCGGCTGATGCCGACCGCCGAGACCCAGCTCAGCCGCCGCACCTCCGAGCAGATCGTGACCGACCTGGTCGCCCGGCTGCCGCTGCCGCGCCCGCAGGGCGGCCCGGCCGTCCGGAGGGTCTGA
- a CDS encoding beta-class carbonic anhydrase, with protein sequence MTVTPDRPTPTAAADSARPTIIDRFVSANREYAVTFQDGGMDARPVQKIAVVACMDARLDLFAALGLELGDAHVIRNAGGVVTDDTIRSLTISQRALGTRSIALIHHTGCGLLGLTEDFRRELELEVGQRPQWAVEAFVDLDGDVRQSMQRVRTSPFLLHTDDVRGFVFDVHTGLLREIA encoded by the coding sequence ATGACAGTGACTCCCGACCGGCCCACGCCGACCGCCGCTGCCGACTCCGCCCGCCCCACCATCATCGACCGCTTCGTCTCGGCCAACCGCGAGTACGCGGTGACCTTCCAGGACGGCGGCATGGACGCCCGTCCGGTGCAGAAGATCGCCGTGGTGGCCTGCATGGACGCCCGTCTCGACCTGTTCGCGGCGCTCGGCCTCGAACTCGGCGACGCGCACGTCATCCGCAACGCCGGCGGCGTCGTCACCGACGACACCATCCGGTCCCTGACCATCAGCCAGCGCGCCCTCGGCACCCGCTCGATCGCGCTCATCCACCACACCGGCTGCGGCCTGCTCGGGCTCACCGAGGACTTCCGCCGCGAGCTGGAGCTGGAGGTGGGCCAGCGCCCGCAGTGGGCGGTGGAGGCTTTCGTCGACCTGGACGGCGACGTCCGCCAGTCCATGCAGCGCGTCCGCACCTCCCCCTTCCTGCTGCACACCGACGACGTCCGCGGCTTCGTCTTCGACGTCCACACCGGCCTGCTGCGCGAGATCGCGTAG
- the rsmH gene encoding 16S rRNA (cytosine(1402)-N(4))-methyltransferase RsmH produces the protein MTTNEPGPKHVPVMLQRCMDALAPAISRPGAVVVDATLGLGGHSEALLTQFPEVRLIAVDRDPQALKLSGERLAPFGDRATLVHAVYDEIPEVLERLGIDRVDGVLFDLGVSSMQLDEADRGFAYAQDAPLDMRMDQTRGISAAEVLNTYSHGELARILKFYGEERFAGKIASVIVRERAKEPFTTSARLVELVRNAIPAATRRTGGNPAKRTFQALRIEVNGELEVLDRAIPGALDVLTIGGRMVVMSYQSLEDRLVKQYFAAGATNTAPPGLPFIPEEHQPWLKLITRGAELATEEEIEENRRAAPVRLRVAERIRDRSKRG, from the coding sequence ATGACCACCAACGAACCGGGCCCCAAGCACGTCCCGGTGATGCTGCAGCGGTGCATGGACGCACTGGCCCCGGCGATCTCGCGCCCCGGTGCCGTGGTGGTGGACGCCACCCTCGGCCTCGGCGGGCACAGCGAGGCGCTGCTCACCCAGTTCCCCGAGGTCCGGCTGATCGCGGTGGACCGCGACCCGCAGGCGCTGAAGCTGTCCGGCGAGCGGCTGGCCCCGTTCGGCGACCGGGCCACCCTGGTGCACGCCGTGTACGACGAGATCCCCGAGGTGCTGGAGCGCCTGGGCATCGACCGGGTGGACGGCGTCCTGTTCGACCTCGGCGTCTCCTCGATGCAGCTGGACGAGGCGGACCGCGGCTTCGCGTACGCCCAGGACGCGCCGCTGGACATGCGGATGGACCAGACCCGTGGGATCAGCGCGGCCGAGGTGCTGAACACCTACAGCCACGGCGAGCTCGCCCGGATCCTCAAGTTCTACGGCGAGGAGCGGTTCGCCGGGAAGATCGCCTCGGTGATCGTGCGGGAGCGGGCGAAGGAACCGTTCACCACGAGCGCGCGTCTGGTCGAGTTGGTGCGCAACGCGATTCCGGCGGCGACCCGTCGCACCGGCGGGAACCCGGCCAAGCGGACGTTCCAGGCGCTGCGGATCGAGGTCAACGGCGAGCTGGAGGTCCTGGACCGGGCGATCCCCGGGGCCTTGGACGTCCTCACGATCGGCGGTCGGATGGTCGTGATGTCGTACCAGTCGCTGGAGGACCGCCTGGTGAAGCAGTACTTCGCCGCCGGGGCGACCAACACGGCCCCACCGGGGCTGCCGTTCATCCCGGAGGAGCACCAGCCCTGGCTCAAACTGATCACCCGCGGTGCCGAGCTGGCCACCGAGGAGGAGATCGAGGAGAACCGGCGCGCCGCGCCCGTACGGCTGCGGGTGGCGGAGAGGATCAGGGACCGAAGCAAGCGGGGCTGA